The Deferribacterota bacterium DNA segment AGCCTCTTCCATAAGTTTTTCATGGGGTACTACTTTATTAATTAGTCCCATTTGCAAGGCTTCCTCTGCACTGTATTGTTCACATAAATACCATATCTCGCGTGCCTTTTTCTCTCCTACAATCCTTGATAGATAAGCTGTTCCAAAACCTGCATCATAACTACCAACTCGTGGACCAGCTTGTCCAAATATTGCTTTATCAGATGCAATTGTTAAATCACAGATTACATGTAATACATGTCCACCGCCTATAGCGTAACCATTAACTGCAGCAATAACTGGTTTTGGAATATTTCGTATTACTGCATGTAACTCTTCCATTTCTAAACCAATCCCTCCTTCTAAACCTCCTCCTTTGCCTGTATAGCCTTCTGAACCTCTATCTTTTTGGTCGCCTCCTGTGCAAAAGGCTTTATCGCCTGTACCAGTTAGAATAACTACACCAATACTATTATCATCCCAGGCATCACGAAATGCATTATTTAGTTCGCGCACAGTTAGTGCCCTAAATGCATTATAGACCTTTGGCCGATTAATTGTAATCTTGGCTATACCATCCTTTTTTTCATAAATAATATCTTTGAATTCCATAATATACCTCCAAAAAATACTAATAAATTATATTATATAAACTAGTAAAAATTATAAATTTTTTTTAAAAAAGTTTATCTCTTCTTTAACAACTTTTTCAAAGAGTTCCCCTTTATATACACTAAAATGGTTAGTTGATAAGCGTAGTAATTGAGCCTTTTTCATTTTAGAGACACATTTTTCTAAAGTCTTTGGTGAAATAAGTGAATCTTCTTCACCCATAATTATTAAAGCAGGTGCTTTGACTTTACTTGCATAATTCAATGGTCTATAAAACATAACAAAAATAAGGTCCTTTGCTGTACATTTGTTTTCCCACTTTGAATCTTTAGGTACCAATTCTAAATAACCTTGTTTAGATTCTGGTGTATTCATAACAGCAAAGGTATTTGGGTCTCCAACTACAGGTACATAATAGGGTTTTTTTAAGACATATGTGCTGTATAAATCGCGAATTATAGAACTTATTGATTTTATAGTATATGAAAAAGCACTGTTTATACCACCTGATGTTGAAATTCTAAAAACAGTTGACATTCCACATACAAATGGTACTTGTGCAACAATTGCTCTTATTTTTGGATCCTTTGCCGCTGTTACAATAACATGACCCCCACTAAAGGAAGAACCCCACAGGGCTATTCTATCACTATTAATTTCATTGATTGTTCTAACATGTGAGATAGCCGCTTTCCAATCCTCTAATTGTTTTCTTGGATTAACCCTATTTCTTGGCTCACCATCACTATCCCCAAAATATCTGTAATCAAAGAGAAATACAGCAAAATTATTTTTTGCAAACCTTTCAGCAAATTTAGGAAGAGCAAATGTTCTTTCTGCAGCAAAACCATGAGCCATTACAATAATAGGCGGTTTTTGAACCTTTGTTGGCAAGTACAACCACCCTGCACACTTAGTACCATTTGAATAAAAATTAGAATCAATTTTTTTAAACATAATAATCCTCGTTTATTTATTTTATAAATTCATTATATAACAGATAAATAATAATATCAATCATATTTAAATAGATGTTATATTTAATTATTCTATTATTTTTTATAAAATATTGATTTAGATGATTTAAAATATTTAAGATGCAACTTAAAGATTACTAAACTTTTTAAAATTCAATATATAAAAATTAGCGAAGAAGATTATTTGAAATAGCAAAAAGATGGTATATGAATACTGAATTGTAATTTATGGCCATTATTATGATTTGTATTCGGCCACAAATAGTTTTAACTGCAATATCAACGATCATTCGGATTATTGATTTGTATATTTCTTATTGTTACTGTTATAATTTGTACATATATATATTGATTGATTGCATACCATAGCTTTTCTTATTATAATAAGTTTTACTGTTGTAATTTAACTTATTGATATTGTTGTTATTAACGGATGTTATAATATTTGATGTAGTTGGTGTAATTTTGGGGGATAATAATTCCTCAATATATTATCCTAAAAATATTTTATGCTAGAAATCCGTCGATAGCAAAGAGAACTACAATATTATCTGCTTCATATATTGTCTTATGGTAATATTAGAAAAAAGATTATAAAAAATGAGGTGGTAAAAATGTGTTCAAAACCACTTTCTGGAATAAAAGTATTAGAATTAGCTAGTGTGTTAGCAGGCCCTAGTGTTGGTATGTTTTTAGCTGAGGTTGGTGCAACTGTTATTAAAATTGAAAACCCAAAAACTTATGGAGATGTTACTCGCGCATGGAAACTTCCAACAGAAGATCCAAAAACAGATATATCAGCATATTTTACTAGTATTAATTGGGGTAAAAAATCACTATCACTAGATCTTAGTAATCCAAAAGGTTTAGAAATACTTTATCATCTAGCAAAAATATCACATATTATATTAGTTAGTTATAAACCAGGAGATGCTGAAAAGCTAAAAGTAGATTACAATACCTTAAAAAGATATAATAAATCAATTATATATGTTCACATTACTGGATATGGACTTAAGAATAGTAGAGCAGGATATGACGCCATTATTCAAGCTGAAAGTGGATTCACTTATATAAATGGTGAACCCAGCAGACCACCTGTTAAAATGCCTGTTGCACTGATGGATGTTCTTGCCGCACATCAAGCTAAGGAGGCAATACTCTTATCATTACTTCAAGAAAAACATAAAAATGATGGAGCATACATTGATGTAAGCCTTCTACAATCAGGTGTAAGCTCACTAATTAATCAAGCTACCAATTGGCTGGTTGGGGGCGTTATACCTAAGAGAATGGGGTCTGAACACCCTAATATTGTGCCCTATGGTAAAATATTTTATAGTAAAGATGGAAAACCAATTGTACTTGCAGTTGGCAACGATAAAC contains these protein-coding regions:
- the menB gene encoding 1,4-dihydroxy-2-naphthoyl-CoA synthase, producing MFWRYIMEFKDIIYEKKDGIAKITINRPKVYNAFRALTVRELNNAFRDAWDDNSIGVVILTGTGDKAFCTGGDQKDRGSEGYTGKGGGLEGGIGLEMEELHAVIRNIPKPVIAAVNGYAIGGGHVLHVICDLTIASDKAIFGQAGPRVGSYDAGFGTAYLSRIVGEKKAREIWYLCEQYSAEEALQMGLINKVVPHEKLMEEAEIWAKKILEKSPTALKMIKYSFNADSANIEGINQLAMGSLAMYYRTEEAQEGWRAFIEKRKPDFNKFRK
- a CDS encoding CaiB/BaiF CoA-transferase family protein, whose amino-acid sequence is MCSKPLSGIKVLELASVLAGPSVGMFLAEVGATVIKIENPKTYGDVTRAWKLPTEDPKTDISAYFTSINWGKKSLSLDLSNPKGLEILYHLAKISHIILVSYKPGDAEKLKVDYNTLKRYNKSIIYVHITGYGLKNSRAGYDAIIQAESGFTYINGEPSRPPVKMPVALMDVLAAHQAKEAILLSLLQEKHKNDGAYIDVSLLQSGVSSLINQATNWLVGGVIPKRMGSEHPNIVPYGKIFYSKDGKPIVLAVGNDKQFTSLCKILGEPELANDKRFINNHERVKHREELYSKLQNLILKYNRDSLLHQLHKMIVPAGGVYNMKEVFEQSEAKELLINGKLSTGKSIIGVKSTVFNIDLYNQQLKLSPPPHYGEHSIEILREELKYTNEIINNLVEEKVIYSYK
- a CDS encoding alpha/beta fold hydrolase, producing MFKKIDSNFYSNGTKCAGWLYLPTKVQKPPIIVMAHGFAAERTFALPKFAERFAKNNFAVFLFDYRYFGDSDGEPRNRVNPRKQLEDWKAAISHVRTINEINSDRIALWGSSFSGGHVIVTAAKDPKIRAIVAQVPFVCGMSTVFRISTSGGINSAFSYTIKSISSIIRDLYSTYVLKKPYYVPVVGDPNTFAVMNTPESKQGYLELVPKDSKWENKCTAKDLIFVMFYRPLNYASKVKAPALIIMGEEDSLISPKTLEKCVSKMKKAQLLRLSTNHFSVYKGELFEKVVKEEINFFKKNL